The following is a genomic window from Desulfovibrio porci.
GTTGCGCTTCCGTCGCCGCCGGGAAAAGCCCCTTGGCGGGCGCAAGACCGCGCGCCGCGTCCCCCCGCGCGCCGCGCACAGCGGGCCGGGCCGCCAGACGCCAGTCCTCCAGGTAGGCGCGCGCATTGTTCAGCAATACGTCGGGCAGGCCATACCAGCCGCCGGACAGGGCCGCGGCGGCGGTATTGTAGAAATCCACCATCCTGTCGGCCCGCGCTTTTTCCTCGGGCGTGGCCGGAGGCAGGGACGCGGGAACGGCGGGGGCCGTTTCCGCAGCTTCGGGAACCAAGGACGGCGCGGCGGACGGTTCCGCCGAGGCGGCGGGCGCGCTCTCTCCGGCGGTTTTTCCGGCCTTATCTTCGTCGCCGGAGCCGCAGGCCGTCAGAGCCAGGGCCAGCCAGAAACAACAGAGCAAAACAAGAGCTTTTTTCATGGCAAGAAAAGAAATCGGCTCTCCGCCGGAACCCGTCCGGCTGAGAGGCGGGCATATGTGCAAGGAAAGGCGCACGTCAGACCCTGGCCCGGATCCAGTCGTTGAGCCCGGTCAGATCCGCGCCCCAAGGAAAGGGACCGCCCTTGAGTTCCTGCCCCACGCCGTAGAACAAGGCGCCCACATGGTCCGCCGCGTCGCGGTCCGTCACGGCATCGCCCACCATCAGGACGTTTTCAGCTTCCACCCCGGCGTCGCGCACGATGCGCTCAAGCACCTGGGCCTTGGCCGGGGGCGAACCGTGGATGCCGGTAAAATAAGCTTCCAGTCGGCGTTCATGCAGGACCAGACGCAGTTCCTCTTCCGGCGCGCCGGAGCAGACATAGAGCGGCAAACGGCCGCGCCAGGTTTCCAGCACGTCCCGCACGCCGGGGATCAGCGGGCAGCGGCGCACTTCGTCCAGGGCGTATTCCGCGAAACGGCGGCCCCACTGGGCGGATTCCTCCTCGCTGATCTCGCGGCCCAGCACTTCGCGGAAGAACCATTCAAACTTCTTGTAGCGGCTGACCCCGCCGTGCACCGTATGATACATGACGAAACGGTCCCGCGCTTCCGGGCCGAAGGGCTCGGCCAGACGGGCGAAAGCCCGCGTCTTGACCGGCACGCTGTCCAGAATCACTCCGTCGCAGTCAAAAACCAGACATTGCAAAGGCATATGTTTTCCTCAAAAAATAATCACGTATTGTCCCGGTTGCAACGGCGCATACGAGAGCATTTCAAGTGTCAAATGCTCCGGGGCTGTTTAAATTGAGGAGTTTTGCCTTTCCAGCGAGGAAAACAAGCTTTTTGCGAAAGGAGTGTACTCTCAATGGTACTCGACTGGAGCAAAAAGCGCAGATTGGCGAAGCTGGAAGGCAAAAGAACCAATTTAGGACAGCCCCTAGCCACGGCGTCCGATCTCCTTGGCCGGCACCCCGGCCACAATGGAAAAGGGAGCCACATTGCGCGTGACCACCGCGCCCGCGCCCACCACGGCCCCGCGCCCGATGCGCACGTCGGGCGTGATGACGCAGTTGGCCCCGATCCAGACGTCGTCCTCAATAAACACTTCGCCCGGCTGATGGCCCTGGCGCATGATGGGCAGATCCTGCCGCTCAAAGCGGTGATTGGCCGCGCGGATCACCGTGCCCGGC
Proteins encoded in this region:
- a CDS encoding HAD family hydrolase; amino-acid sequence: MPLQCLVFDCDGVILDSVPVKTRAFARLAEPFGPEARDRFVMYHTVHGGVSRYKKFEWFFREVLGREISEEESAQWGRRFAEYALDEVRRCPLIPGVRDVLETWRGRLPLYVCSGAPEEELRLVLHERRLEAYFTGIHGSPPAKAQVLERIVRDAGVEAENVLMVGDAVTDRDAADHVGALFYGVGQELKGGPFPWGADLTGLNDWIRARV